A part of Escherichia marmotae genomic DNA contains:
- the rcnB gene encoding Ni(II)/Co(II) efflux transporter accessory subunit RcnB, protein MTIKNKMLLGALLLVTSAAWAAPATAGSTNSSGISKYELSSFIADFKHFKPGDTVPEMYRTDEYNIKQWQLRNLPAPDAGTHWTYMGGAYVLINDTDGKIIKAYDGEIFYHR, encoded by the coding sequence ATGACCATAAAAAATAAGATGTTGCTGGGTGCGCTTTTGCTGGTAACCAGCGCAGCATGGGCCGCACCAGCCACCGCGGGTTCGACCAATTCCTCGGGAATTTCGAAGTATGAGTTAAGCAGTTTCATTGCTGACTTCAAGCATTTCAAACCAGGTGACACCGTACCAGAAATGTACCGTACCGATGAGTACAACATTAAGCAGTGGCAGTTGCGTAACTTGCCCGCACCTGACGCTGGAACCCACTGGACCTATATGGGCGGTGCATATGTGCTGATCAATGATACCGACGGAAAAATCATTAAAGCCTACGACGGTGAGATTTTTTATCATCGCTAA
- a CDS encoding nickel/cobalt efflux protein RcnA, which translates to MTEFTTLLQQGNAWFFIPSAILLGALHGLEPGHSKTMMAAFIIAIKGTIKQAVMLGLTATISHTAVVWLIAFGGMVISKRFTAQSAEPWLQLISAVIILGTAFWMFWRTWRGERNWLENMHEHHHHDHEHHHDHDHEHHHHHEHGQSDEYQDAHALAHASDINRRFDGREVTNWQILLFGLTGGLIPCPAAITVLLICIQLKALTLGATLVVSFSIGLALTLVTVGVGAAISVQQVAKRWSGFNTLAKRAPYFSSLLIGLVGLYMGVHGFMGIMR; encoded by the coding sequence ATGACCGAATTTACCACTCTTCTTCAGCAAGGAAACGCCTGGTTTTTCATCCCCAGCGCCATCTTACTTGGTGCGCTTCATGGGCTGGAGCCAGGGCACTCAAAAACGATGATGGCAGCGTTTATCATCGCCATTAAAGGCACCATTAAACAGGCGGTGATGCTTGGACTGACGGCAACTATTTCACATACGGCGGTGGTCTGGTTGATTGCCTTTGGCGGGATGGTGATCAGCAAACGCTTTACTGCGCAGTCAGCGGAGCCGTGGCTTCAGTTGATTTCCGCGGTGATCATTCTTGGCACCGCATTCTGGATGTTCTGGCGTACTTGGCGCGGTGAAAGAAACTGGCTTGAGAATATGCACGAGCATCACCATCATGACCATGAACATCATCACGACCATGATCACGAACATCATCACCATCACGAGCATGGTCAGAGCGACGAGTATCAGGATGCTCATGCGCTGGCCCATGCCAGTGACATTAACCGACGCTTTGATGGTAGAGAGGTCACCAACTGGCAAATTTTGCTGTTTGGCTTAACCGGCGGGCTTATCCCCTGCCCTGCGGCAATAACAGTGTTGTTGATTTGCATTCAGTTGAAAGCCCTCACATTGGGTGCAACTCTGGTCGTCAGTTTCAGCATCGGCCTGGCATTAACGCTGGTCACCGTAGGCGTTGGCGCAGCAATCAGTGTTCAGCAGGTTGCAAAACGCTGGAGCGGATTTAACACCCTCGCTAAACGTGCCCCCTATTTTTCCAGTCTGTTAATTGGTTTAGTCGGATTGTATATGGGAGTGCATGGCTTTATGGGTATTATGAGATAA
- the rcnR gene encoding Ni(II)/Co(II)-binding transcriptional repressor RcnR has product MSHTIRDKQKLKARASKIQGQVVALKKMLDEPHECAAVLQQIAAIRGAVNGLMREVIKGHLTEHIVHQGDELKREEDLDVVLKVLDSYIK; this is encoded by the coding sequence ATGTCTCATACCATCCGTGATAAACAGAAACTGAAAGCGCGTGCCAGTAAGATTCAGGGACAGGTCGTCGCGCTCAAGAAAATGCTCGACGAGCCGCACGAATGTGCTGCCGTACTACAACAGATTGCCGCCATTCGTGGTGCGGTAAACGGCTTGATGCGAGAAGTGATTAAAGGCCATCTGACGGAACACATTGTTCATCAGGGCGATGAATTAAAGCGTGAAGAAGATCTGGATGTCGTTCTGAAGGTGCTGGATTCTTATATAAAATAA
- a CDS encoding fimbrial protein: MIFRNGMLLIFILWANFTWAGCRTTASLNITDSINVGEILANEVSFSKSVVFTGISCDTSTDKIVYKNIQSDWVEVGPFGNGEKLKVKIESLGKTSDTIGKSSNAQAVLPYVVKISKGTPDFTGERKPTWFISDTVIANIGGESSSSIDFWLGICKTLKINWCVSYLTSKLAGDTFTLGLSISYYPKNTTCKPENTIIKVDDIALSQLRSQGKITANSKEGIITLKCDNLFGGTKQASRNMVVYLSSSDLVTGSNTILRGNIDNGVGFVLDLKEPPKGTEAAIKISASGDQGAATSLWKTDKPGAPLNSNIINIPVLASYYVYDKNKVKLGALEATALINVKYD, encoded by the coding sequence ATGATTTTCAGAAATGGAATGTTACTAATTTTTATTTTATGGGCTAATTTTACCTGGGCTGGATGTCGTACCACTGCATCATTAAATATTACTGATAGTATTAATGTGGGGGAGATTTTAGCGAATGAGGTTTCCTTTAGTAAAAGTGTCGTGTTTACGGGGATATCTTGTGATACGAGCACGGATAAAATAGTCTATAAAAATATCCAAAGTGATTGGGTTGAAGTTGGACCTTTTGGTAATGGCGAAAAGTTAAAGGTTAAAATAGAGTCTTTAGGTAAAACCAGTGACACGATTGGGAAATCCAGCAATGCGCAGGCAGTATTACCCTATGTGGTTAAAATATCCAAAGGTACACCTGATTTTACTGGAGAAAGAAAACCTACCTGGTTTATTTCAGATACTGTGATTGCAAATATTGGCGGTGAGTCATCTTCATCCATTGACTTTTGGTTGGGCATTTGTAAGACATTGAAGATTAACTGGTGTGTAAGTTATCTCACCAGTAAACTGGCGGGGGATACATTTACGCTTGGGTTAAGTATTTCCTATTATCCTAAAAATACGACCTGTAAGCCTGAAAACACAATAATAAAAGTAGATGATATTGCCTTGTCCCAACTCAGAAGTCAGGGAAAGATTACGGCGAACAGTAAGGAAGGAATAATTACGTTGAAGTGTGATAATCTTTTCGGCGGCACAAAACAAGCATCGCGGAATATGGTCGTATATCTTTCCAGCAGTGACTTAGTTACAGGAAGCAATACAATTTTGCGTGGCAACATAGATAATGGTGTAGGATTTGTTTTGGATCTAAAAGAACCACCAAAAGGGACTGAAGCAGCCATCAAAATTTCTGCTAGCGGCGATCAGGGCGCGGCGACATCATTATGGAAAACAGATAAACCCGGAGCTCCTTTAAATAGTAATATTATTAATATACCTGTCCTGGCCAGTTACTATGTATACGATAAAAATAAAGTTAAATTGGGTGCACTTGAGGCAACTGCACTGATCAACGTGAAATACGACTAA